A stretch of Flavobacterium sp. N1994 DNA encodes these proteins:
- a CDS encoding type I phosphomannose isomerase catalytic subunit, translating to MKLYPLQFEPILKERIWGGTKLKTYLNKPITSDITGESWEISTVQNDVSVIANGACKGKSLNDILTDYPEAVLGTKVYAQFGKQFPLLFKYLDAREDLSIQVHPNDELAKKHHNSFGKTEMWYVMQADADAKLIVGFKEKSSPEEFIQNLNNKTVLSLLDTKKVKQGDAFMLNTGTIHAIGAGTVIAEIQQTSDITYRVYDFDRVDANGNTRELHIDLALEAMNYNVVEAQRTYSKVTNVSNEVVNCQYFTTNVIPLDGKVTVTKNKQSFTVYMCVDGSFKLTVDAQIFHYQKGDTVLIPASLTDFELSGLATILEIYIS from the coding sequence ATGAAATTATATCCTTTACAATTTGAACCCATCTTAAAAGAAAGAATTTGGGGTGGAACCAAATTAAAGACTTATCTCAACAAACCTATCACTTCTGATATTACTGGTGAAAGCTGGGAAATTTCTACTGTTCAAAATGATGTTAGTGTTATTGCCAATGGAGCATGCAAAGGAAAATCTCTTAATGATATACTTACTGATTATCCTGAAGCTGTTTTGGGAACTAAAGTTTATGCCCAATTCGGGAAACAATTTCCATTGTTATTTAAATATCTTGATGCTCGAGAAGATTTATCCATTCAAGTGCATCCTAATGATGAATTAGCCAAAAAACATCACAATTCGTTTGGTAAAACTGAAATGTGGTATGTAATGCAAGCTGATGCTGATGCTAAATTAATTGTAGGTTTCAAAGAAAAATCATCCCCAGAGGAATTCATTCAAAATCTTAACAATAAAACTGTATTGAGCCTTCTCGACACAAAAAAAGTAAAACAAGGAGATGCTTTTATGCTAAACACAGGAACGATTCACGCTATTGGAGCAGGAACGGTTATTGCAGAAATTCAACAAACCTCTGATATTACTTATCGCGTGTATGATTTTGATAGAGTAGATGCCAATGGAAATACTCGGGAATTACATATCGATTTGGCTTTAGAAGCTATGAATTATAATGTAGTTGAAGCGCAACGAACCTACTCTAAAGTGACTAATGTTTCCAATGAAGTAGTGAATTGCCAATATTTTACGACTAATGTTATTCCGCTTGACGGAAAGGTAACAGTTACAAAAAACAAACAATCTTTTACAGTTTATATGTGTGTGGATGGAAGCTTTAAATTAACTGTTGATGCTCAAATTTTCCACTATCAAAAAGGAGATACGGTTTTAATTCCAGCCTCTTTAACTGATTTTGAGCTTTCTGGATTAGCTACTATCTTAGAAATTTATATTTCGTAG
- a CDS encoding peroxiredoxin, which yields MALKIGDKIPSFTSIDSKGDSFEIKDYLGKPIVIYFYPKDDTPGCTIQACTFRDKYEDFKSLGAEVIGISSDSLSSHQKFASRYKLPFILLSDFDKKIRTQFGVPNDFLGLIPGRATYVIDKNGVVQLIFDSTSSKIHIEKALEILKRM from the coding sequence ATGGCACTTAAAATTGGAGACAAAATCCCTTCATTTACTTCGATAGATAGTAAAGGAGATTCATTTGAGATAAAAGATTACTTAGGAAAACCAATAGTGATTTATTTTTATCCAAAAGATGACACGCCGGGTTGCACTATTCAAGCCTGTACTTTTCGGGATAAGTATGAAGATTTCAAATCGTTAGGAGCCGAAGTTATTGGTATTAGTAGTGATAGTTTGTCATCCCATCAAAAGTTTGCTTCTCGATATAAGCTTCCTTTTATTTTACTTTCTGATTTTGACAAAAAAATAAGAACACAGTTTGGCGTTCCTAATGATTTTCTAGGGTTAATTCCAGGAAGAGCCACCTATGTTATTGATAAAAATGGTGTTGTTCAGTTAATTTTTGATAGTACTTCGTCTAAAATTCATATCGAAAAAGCACTCGAAATTCTGAAAAGAATGTAA
- a CDS encoding 6-pyruvoyl trahydropterin synthase family protein: MKVTVSRKAHFNAAHRLYRKDWSMEQNDKVFGKCNNPNFHGHNYELIVSVTGEIDQETGFVIDVKILSDLIKEHIENAFDHKNLNLDVSEFADLNPTAENIAVVIWQKLRNYIDVNKELEVVLYETPRNFVTYKGN; this comes from the coding sequence ATGAAAGTAACCGTATCTAGAAAAGCACACTTTAACGCAGCACATCGTTTGTATCGCAAAGATTGGTCGATGGAACAAAACGACAAAGTTTTTGGCAAGTGCAACAATCCCAATTTTCACGGACATAATTACGAGTTAATCGTTTCGGTAACTGGAGAAATTGACCAAGAAACAGGTTTTGTTATAGATGTGAAAATCCTATCCGACTTAATCAAAGAACACATAGAAAACGCTTTTGATCATAAAAATTTAAATCTAGATGTTTCCGAATTTGCTGATTTAAATCCAACTGCCGAAAACATAGCGGTCGTTATTTGGCAAAAACTTCGAAACTATATTGATGTCAATAAAGAGTTGGAAGTTGTTTTATATGAAACGCCCCGAAATTTTGTAACCTACAAAGGCAACTAA
- the idi gene encoding isopentenyl-diphosphate Delta-isomerase gives MTEEQVILVNEQDEPIGLMNKLEAHEKAVLHRAFSVFVLNSSNEIMLQQRAHHKYHSPLLWTNTCCSHQRKGETNIQAGTRRLFEEMGFKTELKELFHFIYKAPFDNGLTEHELDHVMIGYYNDEPIINEEEVESWKWMKIEDVKTDMIQNPNIYTVWFKIIFDEFYHYLEDHKL, from the coding sequence ATGACAGAAGAACAAGTAATCTTGGTCAACGAACAAGATGAACCCATTGGGTTGATGAATAAACTCGAAGCACATGAAAAAGCGGTTTTGCATCGCGCCTTTTCTGTTTTTGTTTTAAATAGTAGCAATGAAATCATGTTACAACAACGAGCCCATCATAAATACCATTCCCCTTTATTATGGACCAATACTTGTTGCAGTCACCAAAGAAAAGGAGAAACTAATATTCAAGCTGGAACACGCCGTTTGTTTGAAGAAATGGGTTTCAAAACTGAACTCAAAGAGTTATTTCATTTTATCTATAAAGCCCCATTCGATAATGGTTTGACGGAACACGAACTTGATCATGTGATGATTGGGTACTATAATGACGAACCCATAATTAACGAAGAAGAAGTAGAAAGCTGGAAATGGATGAAAATTGAAGACGTGAAAACTGACATGATTCAGAATCCTAACATATACACCGTTTGGTTTAAAATCATATTCGACGAATTTTATCATTACCTTGAAGACCATAAACTTTAA
- a CDS encoding bifunctional methionine sulfoxide reductase B/A protein, with the protein MRKSIVNYLLLLPMFMLTACGQNNKTQTKTTKTTAMENVISKPNNPYYSNTDTKKLNVSNAEWKKVLSPDLYAVAREADTERAFTGTMWNSETKGTYYCAACGLRLFKSNQKFTSSCGWPSFFEQDNKESIVFKNDNSFGMQRTEALCGRCNSHLGHLFDDGPEPTGKRYCMNAISLDFVPDGIVSIESKGNTETIVLGGGCYWCVEAVYEQLDGVQKVVSGFSGGTVENPSYEEVCTGSTGAAEVVQITYDKTKTNLDEIFQVFFTVHDPTTLNRQGADVGTQYRSVIFYKNEEQKKAAESIINELNSKNVYSSKIVTVVEPFKAFYAAADYHQNYYQNNKNQPYCQMVIQPKLEKFEKVFKERLKKKH; encoded by the coding sequence ATGCGAAAATCCATTGTAAACTATTTACTTTTGCTTCCGATGTTTATGTTAACAGCATGCGGACAAAACAATAAAACTCAAACTAAAACAACAAAAACCACTGCTATGGAAAATGTAATTTCTAAACCAAACAATCCTTATTATTCTAATACTGATACCAAAAAACTAAATGTATCTAATGCCGAATGGAAAAAAGTATTATCTCCTGATTTGTATGCTGTAGCTAGAGAAGCAGATACTGAAAGAGCTTTTACTGGAACCATGTGGAATTCAGAAACTAAAGGAACTTATTATTGTGCCGCTTGCGGATTGAGATTATTCAAATCGAACCAAAAATTTACTAGTAGTTGTGGATGGCCAAGTTTTTTTGAACAAGACAATAAAGAAAGTATTGTTTTTAAAAATGATAATTCTTTTGGGATGCAACGTACAGAAGCCCTTTGTGGAAGATGCAATAGTCATTTAGGCCATTTGTTTGATGATGGTCCTGAGCCTACAGGAAAACGCTATTGTATGAATGCCATTTCTTTAGATTTTGTTCCAGATGGAATTGTATCTATTGAAAGTAAAGGAAATACCGAAACCATAGTCCTTGGTGGGGGTTGCTACTGGTGTGTTGAAGCCGTATACGAACAATTAGATGGTGTTCAAAAAGTAGTTTCTGGATTTTCTGGCGGTACTGTCGAAAATCCGAGTTATGAAGAAGTTTGCACTGGAAGCACTGGCGCCGCTGAAGTAGTTCAAATTACTTATGATAAAACCAAAACGAATTTGGATGAAATCTTTCAAGTCTTTTTTACCGTTCATGATCCAACCACTTTGAATCGACAAGGTGCTGATGTGGGTACGCAATACCGTTCTGTGATTTTTTACAAAAACGAAGAACAAAAGAAAGCCGCTGAAAGTATCATCAACGAATTGAACTCAAAAAATGTTTATAGTAGCAAAATAGTTACTGTCGTTGAGCCGTTCAAAGCGTTTTATGCTGCAGCAGATTATCATCAAAACTATTATCAAAACAATAAAAATCAGCCGTATTGCCAAATGGTGATTCAGCCGAAGTTAGAGAAATTTGAGAAAGTCTTTAAAGAGAGATTGAAAAAGAAACACTAA
- a CDS encoding NADP-dependent glyceraldehyde-3-phosphate dehydrogenase, with protein MTTIPAEFQITTLLHQDTYLVNGELKKWTGETSEVYSTISSTQNYAPTLLGSIPTMGEEAADEVVKSAVAAYDKGQGIWPTMKVIDRIKCMQNFVTQMKATRNEVVKYLMWEIGKSLGDSEKEFDRTVEYIYDTIEDYKQLDRNNARFTKSQEVNAMVRRGPLGVVLCLGPYNYPLNETFAMLIPAIIMGNTVIFKPAKHGVLLMTPLLEAFRSSFPKGVVNIVYGRGRDVASPIMKSGKVDVLALIGNSKSAIALQDQHPNKNRLRLILGLEAKNPAIILPDADLDLAIQECIMGTLSFNGQRCTALKILYVHESIAAEFNKRFAEKVDALPFGNPWEKGVSLTPLPEVEKPNYLQELIDDAKANGASILNAKGGERTENYIFPAVLFPVNKKMRVYHEEQFGPVIPILTFKDIQEPLDDMAESNYGQQVSLFGKDIKTIAPLIDTLVNLVCRVNLNSSCQRGPDVYPFTGRKDSAVGTLSIHDALRSFSIRTFVASKDNEYNNSILQELLNSKESNFINTDYIL; from the coding sequence ATGACTACAATTCCAGCTGAATTTCAAATTACAACTTTATTACATCAAGATACTTATTTAGTAAATGGAGAATTAAAAAAATGGACAGGGGAAACCTCAGAAGTTTATTCTACCATTTCCTCTACCCAAAATTATGCTCCTACACTTTTAGGTTCTATTCCTACTATGGGAGAAGAGGCGGCCGATGAGGTTGTGAAATCAGCTGTGGCAGCTTATGATAAAGGGCAAGGAATTTGGCCTACCATGAAAGTCATAGATCGTATTAAATGCATGCAAAATTTTGTCACCCAAATGAAAGCCACTAGAAACGAAGTAGTGAAGTATTTAATGTGGGAGATTGGAAAATCATTGGGCGATTCAGAAAAAGAATTTGACAGAACGGTAGAATATATTTACGATACGATTGAAGATTACAAACAACTTGACCGCAACAATGCTCGCTTTACCAAAAGTCAAGAGGTAAATGCTATGGTACGTCGTGGCCCTTTAGGGGTTGTGTTGTGTCTTGGACCTTATAATTATCCGCTGAATGAAACATTTGCCATGCTTATTCCAGCTATTATCATGGGAAATACCGTGATTTTTAAACCCGCTAAACATGGTGTTTTATTGATGACTCCTTTGCTTGAAGCCTTTAGAAGTAGTTTCCCAAAAGGAGTGGTAAATATAGTCTATGGGCGAGGTAGAGATGTAGCATCACCCATAATGAAATCTGGTAAAGTGGATGTTTTAGCTTTGATTGGCAATAGTAAATCGGCCATCGCTTTGCAGGACCAACATCCCAATAAAAACCGTTTACGTTTAATCTTAGGATTAGAAGCCAAAAACCCAGCGATTATTTTACCGGATGCCGATTTAGATTTGGCGATTCAAGAATGCATTATGGGAACCTTGTCTTTTAACGGTCAGCGTTGTACGGCTTTGAAAATTTTATATGTACACGAATCTATTGCAGCAGAATTTAATAAACGATTTGCTGAAAAAGTAGATGCTTTACCTTTTGGAAATCCATGGGAGAAAGGGGTATCCTTAACTCCGTTACCGGAGGTAGAAAAACCCAATTACTTACAGGAATTAATTGATGATGCCAAAGCTAATGGTGCCAGTATTTTAAATGCAAAAGGAGGGGAGCGAACCGAGAATTACATTTTTCCTGCTGTTTTATTTCCTGTAAACAAAAAAATGCGGGTGTACCACGAAGAACAATTCGGGCCAGTAATTCCAATATTAACCTTTAAAGATATTCAGGAACCCCTAGATGATATGGCGGAATCGAATTATGGTCAGCAAGTGAGTTTGTTTGGTAAAGACATTAAAACGATTGCTCCGCTGATTGATACCTTGGTCAATTTAGTTTGTCGAGTAAACTTAAACAGTTCTTGTCAACGCGGTCCTGATGTTTATCCGTTTACCGGTAGAAAAGATTCAGCAGTCGGAACCTTAAGTATTCATGATGCTTTACGCTCGTTTTCTATTAGAACTTTTGTCGCTTCTAAAGATAATGAGTATAACAACTCCATTTTGCAAGAACTACTCAATAGTAAAGAATCTAACTTTATTAATACCGATTATATTTTATAA
- a CDS encoding NAD(P)/FAD-dependent oxidoreductase, translated as MPQELQLQVSPVIAANEQLLYEQVAQLVRVSPKLVHKVVILKRSIDARQKAIKVNLKVSVYLIDEKYKEQPIELPDYQNVANKQEVIIVGAGPAGLFAALQLIELGLKPIVIERGKDVRGRRRDLKAINVDHIVNEDSNYCFGEGGAGTYSDGKLYTRSKKRGDVDRILRLLVGFGATPDILVEAHPHIGTNKLPQIIQDIREKIIECGGKVLFETRVVDFIIKNNEMQGVVTQNGDTIAANKLILATGHSARDIFELLDRKKILIEAKPFALGVRAEHPQELIDRIQYSCDFRGEYLPPAPYSIVKQVNGRGMYSFCMCPGGVIAPCATSPGEVVTNGWSPSKRDQATANSGIVIELKLEDFKPFAKFGALAGMEFQKSIEQKAWHLAGETQKVPAQRMVDFTQNKVSTSIPKTSYVPGTTSVEMGQVFPGFLAQILREGFVEFGKAMRGYMTNDAILHAPESRTSSPVRIPRDNETLEHLQIKGLYPCGEGAGFAGGIISAAIDGEKCALKIAEALQ; from the coding sequence ATGCCACAAGAACTACAACTTCAGGTTTCTCCCGTAATAGCTGCTAATGAGCAGTTATTATACGAACAGGTGGCTCAATTAGTTCGGGTTTCTCCTAAATTGGTGCATAAAGTTGTAATTCTCAAACGTTCCATTGATGCCCGTCAAAAAGCAATTAAGGTCAATCTTAAAGTTTCGGTCTATCTCATAGATGAAAAATATAAGGAACAGCCAATCGAACTTCCAGATTATCAAAATGTTGCTAACAAACAAGAAGTTATCATTGTTGGTGCAGGTCCGGCCGGATTATTCGCTGCTTTGCAATTAATAGAATTAGGTTTAAAACCAATTGTTATTGAACGCGGAAAAGATGTTCGTGGTCGCCGTCGTGATTTGAAAGCTATCAATGTAGATCATATTGTAAACGAAGATTCCAATTATTGTTTTGGAGAAGGAGGCGCTGGAACTTATTCTGATGGAAAGCTATATACTCGTTCCAAAAAACGAGGCGATGTTGATAGAATTTTACGGCTATTAGTTGGTTTTGGTGCCACACCAGATATTTTGGTTGAAGCGCATCCTCATATTGGAACCAATAAATTACCCCAAATTATTCAAGATATTCGGGAGAAAATTATAGAATGTGGAGGCAAAGTGTTGTTCGAAACCCGCGTTGTAGATTTCATTATAAAAAACAACGAAATGCAGGGTGTCGTTACTCAAAACGGCGATACTATTGCAGCCAATAAATTGATTTTGGCAACCGGACATTCGGCTCGAGATATTTTTGAATTGTTAGATAGAAAAAAAATCTTAATCGAAGCTAAACCTTTTGCCCTAGGCGTTCGTGCTGAACATCCTCAGGAATTGATTGATAGAATTCAGTACAGTTGCGATTTTCGAGGCGAATATTTACCTCCAGCACCTTATTCGATAGTGAAGCAAGTTAATGGTCGCGGGATGTATTCTTTTTGTATGTGTCCAGGAGGTGTAATTGCTCCTTGTGCCACTAGCCCAGGAGAAGTGGTTACTAATGGTTGGTCGCCATCCAAACGTGATCAAGCTACTGCCAATTCGGGAATTGTGATTGAATTGAAACTAGAAGATTTTAAACCCTTTGCCAAATTTGGAGCACTTGCCGGAATGGAATTCCAAAAAAGCATCGAACAAAAAGCATGGCATCTAGCTGGAGAAACTCAAAAAGTGCCAGCACAACGAATGGTCGATTTTACTCAAAATAAAGTTTCAACCTCTATCCCAAAAACCTCTTATGTTCCAGGAACAACCTCTGTAGAAATGGGACAAGTATTCCCTGGATTTTTAGCTCAAATATTGAGAGAAGGATTTGTAGAATTCGGAAAAGCAATGCGAGGCTACATGACGAATGATGCCATACTCCATGCTCCAGAAAGTAGAACTTCATCACCAGTAAGAATTCCACGTGACAATGAAACATTAGAACATCTCCAAATAAAAGGACTCTATCCTTGTGGAGAAGGCGCTGGATTTGCTGGCGGTATCATTTCAGCGGCTATTGATGGTGAGAAATGTGCTTTAAAGATTGCAGAGGCTTTGCAATAA